A genomic window from Tachyglossus aculeatus isolate mTacAcu1 chromosome 9, mTacAcu1.pri, whole genome shotgun sequence includes:
- the LOC119932183 gene encoding adipocyte plasma membrane-associated protein, giving the protein MNEAVGLRQRRPIRPQVITEDNQVPGVKDNSTYSSKVFRVTFMMLAVSLIFPLLGAIVFLDCPINPQPLSFKEPPSLTGVLQPNVKLRQAERLFENQLIGPESISNIGDVMFTGTADGRIVKIESGELTTVARLGKGPCKTREDEPTCGRPLGIRVGPNGTLFVADAYQGIFEVDPNTGDVRQLLSSQTPIEGKKMSFVNDLAITRDGRKIYFTDSSSKWQRRDYLLLVMEGTDDGRLLEYDTVTREVKILMDGLRFPNGVQLSPAEDFVLVAETTMARIRRFYVSGLMKGGADMFVENMPGFPDNIRGSSSGGYWVAMSVVRLNPGFSMMDFLSQRPWIKRIVFKLLSPETLVKFVPRYSLVLELGDTGTYRRSLHDPNGVVVAYISEAHEQNGHLYLGSFRSPYICRLNLDLV; this is encoded by the exons TACATACAGCAGTAAAGTGTTCCGGGTAACCTTCATGATGCTGGCTGTCTCCCTTATCTTCCCCCTGCTTGGGGCGATAGTTTTCCTGGATTGCCCCATAAATCCGCAGCCTCTCAG CTTCAAAGAACCTCCCTCCCTAACTGGTGTTCTGCAACCAAATGTGAAGTTGCGCCAAGCAGAGCGGCTATTTGAAAACCAGCTTATTGGTCCAGAGTCTATTTCAAATATTGGTG atgTTATGTTTACTGGCACTGCTGATGGTCGGATTGTAAAAATAGAAAGCGGAGAATTGACTACGGTTGCCAGACTTGGAAAAGGCCCTTGCA AAACCAGGGAAGATGAGCCTACATGTGGTAGACCTCTTGGCATACGTGTTGGGCCTAATGGTACCCTTTTTGTGGCCGATGCTTACCAGGGAATATTTGAAGTTGATCCCAACACAG GTGATGTGAGACAGCTATTGTCTTCTCAGACCCCCATTGAGGGAAAGAAAATGTCCTTTGTGAATGATTTGGCGATTACACGGGATGGGAGAAAAATCTATTTTACAGACTCCAGCAGCAAATGGCAAAGGCGGGATTATCTCCTCTTGGTTATGGAGGGCACAGATGATGGACG TTTGCTGGAGTATGATACCGTGACCAGAGAGGTGAAGATTTTAATGGATGGCCTGAGATTCCCCAATGGAGTCCAGCTCTCTCCTGCTGAAGATTTTGTGCTGGTGGCCGAAACGACCATGGCAAGAATCAGAAG GTTCTACGTGTCTGGACTTATGAAAGGTGGGGCAGATATGTTTGTGGAAAATATGCCAGGCTTTCCAGACAACATCCGTGGGAGTAGCTCTGGAGGGTACTGGGTGGCCATGTCAGTGGTCCGGCTGAATCCTGGCTTTTCCATGATGGATTTCTTATCTCAGAGACCATGGATTAAAAGAATAGTTTTTAAG CTTCTAAGCCCAGAAACGCTGGTGAAGTTTGTACCCCGGTACAGCCTTGTTTTGGAACTTGGGGACACCGGCACCTACAGAAGAAGCTTGCATGATCCCAATGGAGTGGTGGTGGCCTATATTAGTGAAGCCCATGAACAGAatggacatctctacctgggctCCTTCCGATCTCCTTACATTTGCAGGCTGAATCTTGATCTTGTTTAA